The segment TTGTCGTATCTCAATACTACAGCCATGGCAGCGCGAAGGCGAGGGCGTCGGCAGCGGCCCCGGAACGCAGGCCGATTCGGAGCCGAACCCGCGTGACCCGGTATGGGGCCGAGCCGGCCATCGCTTCGGTGACGTGCTGCACCAGGGCCTCGGCGATCGACAGTTCGTGCATGATCAAACCAGCGTTCGGGATTCGCGGAGGGCTTCGTTTCGTTGCATTCCCCCCATGGCGGCCGGGTGAG is part of the Tautonia marina genome and harbors:
- a CDS encoding hydrogenase/urease maturation nickel metallochaperone HypA codes for the protein MHELSIAEALVQHVTEAMAGSAPYRVTRVRLRIGLRSGAAADALAFALPWL